From the genome of Triticum aestivum cultivar Chinese Spring chromosome 3B, IWGSC CS RefSeq v2.1, whole genome shotgun sequence, one region includes:
- the LOC123067620 gene encoding protein RETICULATA-RELATED 3, chloroplastic, whose amino-acid sequence MVDSRLHMDGTFTLHGVWLLGSHEFSASTVFKALQGEAEEKLSNWQVPLMQARVYHKPALCAFFFPTSGGPVRSRRSGVALSRHVYILRRAPTPHRTTAPHHHITPTPKTSPHLAPLPRRRRRRRGHRASPCPIAMAAPTAFAAARFLPSAHLDSSARLAPLRAAPTSNLAFSPLPASSSALLALRSASPSPSGPGGRLPPPPPPRSYGGGGGGSGDAADSGGAGDGAGGRAGILGMFLAGWAARVAADPQFPFKVLMEELVGVTACVLGDMSSRPNFGLNELDFVFSTLVVGSILNFVLMYMLAPTAGVSAAAAAAVSSLPSHMFEPGPYSLGSRFATLLSKGTTFAVVGFGAGLMGTAISNGLIAMRKRMDPAFETPNKAPPTLLNAGTWALHMGISSNLRYQTLNGVEFLLGNVMPPPVFKVAVIALRCMNNVLGGMSFVLLARLTGAQKSDKPASSDSEAKERLIAEGDAIAANVSTEDK is encoded by the exons atggtgGATAGTAGACTGCATATGGATGGAACTTTTACTTTGCATGGTGTTTGGTTACTTGGCTCGCACGAATTCTCTGCATCGACGGTGTTTAAAGCACTCCAGGGTGAAGCTGAGGAGAAACTCTCGAATTGGCAGGTTCCACTCATGCAGGCTCGCGTGTACCACAAG CCGGCACTGTGCGCTTTCTTTTTCCCCACGAGCGGCGGCCCCGTCCGGTCCCGTAGGTCAGGTGTCGCGCTGTCGCGGCACGTATACATATTGCGCCGCGCACCCACTCCCCACCGAACCACCGCACCGCACCACCACATCACACCAACCCCCAAAACCTCCCCGCATCTCGCGcctctcccccgccgccgccgccgccgccgaggacaCCGAGCGTCTCCCTGCCCGATCGCCATGGCCGCCCCGACGGCCTTCGCTGCCGCCAGGTTCCTCCCGTCCGCTCACCTCGACTCCTCCGCGCGCCTCGCCCCGCTCCGGGCCGCCCCGACCTCAAACCTCGCCTTCTCGCCgctgcccgcctcctcctccgcgctCCTCGCCCTCCGCTCAGCTTCCCCGTCCCCGTCCGGGCCGGGAGGGAGgctgcccccgcccccgcccccgcgctcctacggcggcggcggcggaggatctGGCGACGCAGCGGACTCCGGGGGCGCCGGAGACGGCGCCGGCGGCCGCGCAGGCATCCTCGGTATGTTCCTCGCCGGGTGGGCGGCCCGCGTGGCCGCGGATCCCCAGTTCCCGTTCAAGGTGCTCATGGAGGAGCTGGTCGGCGTCACCGCCTGCGTGCTCGGCGACATGTCGTCGCGCCCCAACTTCGGCCTCAACGAGCTCGACTTCGTCTTCTCCACCCTCGTCGTCGGATCCATCCTCAACTTCGTGCTCATGTACATGCTCGCCCCCACCGCCGGGGTCTCGGCCGCAGCGGCGGCCGCCGTCTCCTCCCTCCCCAGCCACATGTTCGAGCCGGGTCCTTATTCGCTCGGCTCCCGCTTTGCGACCCTTTTGTCCAAGGGCACTACGTTCGCGGTGGTGGGGTTCGGTGCCGGGCTCATGGGCACCGCCATCTCCAACGGTCTCATCGCCATGAGGAAGCGCATGGACCCGGCCTTCGAGACCCCAAACAAGGCGCCTCCCACGCTGCTCAACGCAGGCACCTGGGCGCTCCACATGGGCATCAGCAGCAACCTGCGATACCAGACCCTGAATGGGGTCGAGTTCCTTCTTGGCAATGTCATGCCACCCCCAGTCTTCAAGGTGGCTGTGATCGCACTTCGTTGCATGAACAACGTGCTTGGTGGGATGTCCTTTGTGTTGCTCGCAAGGCTCACCGGTGCGCAGAAATCAGATAAGCCGGCATCTTCTGATTCAGAAGCCAAGGAGAGATTGATAGCTGAGGGCGATGCCATTGCCGCTAATGTTAGCACTGAGGACAAGTGA